The segment CAATCCCCGACGCGGTCCACGGTCAAGAAATCAACCCCCTTTCCGACCCGGAGGGCGAGGACATCATCGAATGTCAGGCTCGAGTCGACGTCCCGGACGAGCCAATCTGCCGCTACCGCGGCACCGTCGCCGAATTCATCCGTTACGCGGCCGGAGAGCCGGTTAACCCAATCGATCGTCCGGAACTTACTGGCTTCTCAACTTCCCAGCCGAATTGAGGGAAGTGATGCGCGAACACGATCAGGTCCGACAGTTGTTGCTGGACGAGATCCGGGAGCATGGTCCGAAGGTCTTGGTTGAACTCGCGGAGTTGTTCCGGGACATCGGCCCTAGCGCGGTTCGGAACCGATGTCCGACGTCGGGGGCGATCGCCCTGAGATTGCGCTGTCCGGCCTGCGGTTGTCGGGACAAGACCCTGATGGTCGTCCCCAATGGAGACGACTTCTTGCCGTACTTTGCTAGTCGGGTCGAGTGCCAGGCCGTCGTCGAGAGGTCGGGCCGGTCAGTCGTTTGCGGCCATGTAGGCGAGCTCTCGTCGTTCAAGGTTCGTGAAGACAGACCCCCTTTGGTCCAGCCTCCTCTCTGATGTCGGCTGACCATTTCAGAGCCCCCAGACGTGCCCACCTCCAATCCCCCGTCCTTCGCCCAGCGGCCCGTCCTGGCACCTCCTAGAGGCCTTCTTGGGGCGGCCTGTCCTTGTCCCGGAAGCCGGGATGAAAAACCTCAATCAAAATGTGAGGAATCTGTTGCGCAACTGTTAGTTGCTGGGTATTGTTGGATAGAGACTCACCACGCAACGCCGTCCAGGAAGGGCGGCCACAGCGATAGGAGGCAGCTACCGTGACCACCAGCGAACGCGTCAAGCTCAACTACAGCGCCCGGGACGGCCGGCCCACCAGCCTGTATCTCGACGTCGCGACCCTGGAACTGCTCGAGAGAATCCAGCGAGTGGAAAACATGAGAAATCGCTCGTCGGCCGTCCGCCTGGCCGTCGCCCTCTGGGCCGAGCAGCAGGAGGTCAAGTGATGAATCTCACCGAATCGGTCCAGGAGAAGCTGGAACACTACCATGGCGAAGCGGCTGACGTCCTGGATCGGTACTTCCGGCAGGGGGAGCGGTTCGCGCCGACCCTCCCATACCCGGACGACCCGATGACCCAGGATCTGCTGGAGATGATCCGGCTGCGACAGGACCAGGCCAAGATCGAGACGCAGCAGCGAGAAATCGAGGCCCGTGAACGGGCCGAGTTGTTGGCGTTCATGTGGGCTTTGGTCGACTGATCGCCCTCTTCGCTGACGAGTTCCTCCAGGCCGCCTTCGGGCGGCCTTTTTTGTTGCCCTCCCACAAGCCCTCAGGACGCGCCCTCCGTCTTCCCCGTCCGATCCATGCGGCCCGTCGGCAAGGAGGCCTTGGCGGGGCTTCTAGGGGCCTTCGTGGAGCGGCTTGTTGGGTCGGCACCTGCCGGGTGGAAAAGCGTTTTTCATTCTGTTAGAAATGAGTTCACTTCTCGAATCACGAGACGTGCCGGCGCAAGTCGACTCTCGGTCGTCGGGTAGCATTGAAGTCGTGGCAGAGACGCTCCACCGACGAAAGGCTTCACCCATGGCGACCGTCACGATTCCCGACCTCTCTGCGGTCTACTCCTGGCTTAAAGCCAACTGGGGCTCGATCGCGGCCAGGACGGCCGTCCGGTCCGAGGCTCGTCGACTCGGGCTCTTCCCGTCCAAGTGACCCTACCCAGTCGGAGGCGGCAAGGATGCCCCTGCGAGCGCTAGCCAATCCCACGTTCGCCAACGGTACGACCGCCGCCTTCGGGCTGCTCCTGGCGACCGTCAGCGAGACCCAGGTTTCCCAGTGGTCGGGCCTGTTCCTACTCGGCTGGGCTGCGGTCCTGGAGGCCTACCGCCGCTTCTCGGCCCTCCGACGGGAAGAGGCCCGCGCCGACATGGCAGCCAAACTGGCGGACCTCAAGGCGGAAGCGGTCGCGCTGGAAGCGAGGATCGGCGGGTTGCGGTCCGAACTGTCCGGGCTGGAGATCGCCCGCAACCAACGATTCGTCGAGACCGGCGAATAAGGAGTTCCGCAATGTCCGCCCGACCCACCCTCAAGAAGCCGTCGTTGTTCCCCTGGTTCACGTTCGTATGGGCGTGCTTCGGCGTCGTCGGCCTCCTGGCGATCCCGCACCTAGTCCGATCCCAGGCGGCCCACCCCGTTCAGGCGTTGGCGGCCCCCGTCGTCGTCGTCGACATCGAATCCCAGGTACAGGCTCTCTCTCGCCGGGTCGCCCACCTCGAGTCGGAAGTGGCCAGCCTTCGTGCCCAACCCGCGGCGACCTTGTCGGCCGAGCTCAACGCCCTTCGACGTCGCTACTCTCAGCAGGCCGCCGTCGTCGCCTCGCATGGGTCGGACTCGACGAGCGTCGAGGAGTTGGGGGCGGGTCGATGAGCGAGCGTCACCTCTATCTGAAGGAAGTAGAGATTCCGGACGCGGCTCTTGAGTTGATCCGCCTGGCTGCCGGCCCCCAGGCGATCGGCCTGGAAGTGGTGGCGACCTCGACGATGTATCTGACCGACGCCGAAGCCCGACGGATGGGCCTGCTGGTTGAAGCCGACGACGACCCCGACGACGACTATTTCGACGACGGCCTCGACGACGAGACGGGCATCGAAATCTAACAGCTTGAACAGCGCGATTCAGGAGTCTCGTTCATGCCCGGCGGCCGCCCCCCGAAATTGACCGCAACGGTCAAGGCCAAGATCATCCAGCTGATGCGGGACGGCAACTTCTTGTCCACCGCTTGCGGCGTCGTGGGTATCAACGTCGAGACCATCGGCTACTGGCGGCGACTCCACGAGTCTGGGGACAAGCGGGCCAAGCAGCACGCAGAGTTTTTTGGTGAATTGAAAACGGCCAGCAACGAGGCCGAGGCCCAGGCCCTCAAGGAGATCCGCCAGGGGGCGATGAACTGGCAAAGCCGGGCGTGGTTCCTCGAGAGACGTTTCGGTGGGAAGTACCTGAAGCCGAAGGATCGGCCCATCAAGCAGGCCGACCAGCTTGTGGACGTGCTTGCCGAGGCCATGAGACGCGCGGAGGAACTCCGCAAGGAGCGGGAGGCCGCCCGGGAGGTCGACGCCGATGCCCACGGCGACGTCGCGAACCCAGAAGGTTGAAGCCCTCGCCCGGCTGCTCGATGTCACCCGCGACGACCCCTCCTTGTTCACTGAGGCGGTTCTGGGATCGCAACCCCTGTGGTCGGGGAAGAGTCGGGGCGTCGTCGGACAGCGCGAGTGGGCCGATCTTCTCGTCGACTATTCCGAGGTCGTGGTGGCCGCGGGCCACGCCCTGGGCAAAAGCCATTTGATTTCGGTCGTCGCCTGCTGGTGGGCGTGGACTAGGCCGGGTTCGCTCGTCGTGGTCTTCTCCCCGTCGCTGGGTTCGCTGTTGGAAACCACCTGGACCAGCATCGCCCGAACCCTGAACGGCTACCACTTCGGGGGTCGCGAGTACAAGCCGCGGCTCGACCTGGGCGCGACGATCAGCAAGGGCGGCCAGTCTAGGCCGTCGATCGTGTTCCCCAACAGGAGCCGAATCCTAGGTTTCGCATCCAACAAAGAAGAGTCCCTGTCCGGCTTCCACAACGCGGACTTGCTCGCGATCCTCGACGAGTCTTCCGGCTTGAACCCGTTCGTGTTCAGCGCCGTCGCCGGACTCGGCGCGCGCAGGACGTTGATCCTCGGCAACCCCCTGACCCGGAACTGCGAGTTCTACACGCGATTCCAGCTGGGCCTCGAGGCTCGCAAGAAGGGGTTGCCGCCCGCTGTCTCGTCGATCGCGGTCAGGGTTCCCTCGACGGATTCTCCTCACGCCGGAATCGCGCATTCGCCGCTGGGCCTGGCCGATGCGACCTGGCTGCAGAGGCGGCGTGAGGAGGAGGGTGAGCATAGCGCCTGGTTCCGGGCTCACGTCCTGGCCGAGTGGCCCGCCGAAGAGGCGGAGGTCTTGATCCCGGTCGACGTCTTGGATTACGCGTTGTCCGACGACTGCCGAACCGCGGCCGAGGCGTATCGCCGGCGCGCGAAACCCGGCGAGAATCCCATCAT is part of the Paludisphaera rhizosphaerae genome and harbors:
- a CDS encoding ribbon-helix-helix protein, CopG family, whose protein sequence is MTTSERVKLNYSARDGRPTSLYLDVATLELLERIQRVENMRNRSSAVRLAVALWAEQQEVK